The DNA region TTTCATTTTTATTATAAAAAGTTTCAACTAAATCTTCTGATTTAATTGTTGCGTTAGTAATAAATTCAAAGAAAAAATTTGAAAAAGACTTACCTACCTCATGACTAAATTTTCCAAAATAGTCTCCTGAATCTAATATTTTAAAAATCAATCGGTCACCTTCTTCGCCATATTTTCCCATTAAGGTAGATGAATTTTCAAAACTCGGAGTTTCAATAGGTTGAAATCCGTAATTTTCAAATGCTTCTTTTATCACATTGAAAATATAGTTGCGTTGTGCAACTTCAGTTGGTGAAAAATCTCTTGTTCCTTTGGGTATGCTTGGTTTTTGTGCCATTAAATCTGCTAATAAGCTGCAAATATCTGAAATTAATAAACTTTACAACCTATCTAACTCAGATTTTTCCTCAAAAGTCAATTTTACCTCTTCCTTAAATTTTTCTTTTTTTGGAAATTTTAAATACATTACCACAATCAATAGCATTGCAATCAATAAAAAAGTAATGTTATTGGTAAGATAAGTTGCCACAACAGCTAATAATGCAGGGCCTTCTAAACACGCTCCTTTTGCCAATGTAGCCGTTTGATATTGAGTTAATTTTGAGTTCAGGGAGTCGTTTGGTGAGATTTTATTGGTAAAAGATTGGTATAAAAAATTACTCAAAAAAACACCTCCAACTGCCGCTATGGGAACAATTATCGTAAAAATATCCTCAAAATTTAAAGCATAATTTGGATTCTCTACCATAACAAATACAACAATAGTAAATACAGTTATTCCAAGTATTAATGCTCCGTAAATAATTTGTATGGTTTTAAAAATACCTTGTTGGTTTGTGTTGTTATCCATCTATTTGTTTTCTAGGTTTAAACCACTTAAATACTTTAAATAGTAGCCATAGTATTATTATTACAAAAATAATAGCCAATACTGGAGCGACAAATGCCAAAATTGCCATTATTATAGAAGTGCCTGATTCAACAGTAGAAACAATGGGGTTTGCCACACCGCCTGTTGTTGCCGTTGATGTTAATCTTGCTGTACTTGTAGATGTTTTTATAGCCGTTGCGGTACCTCCGCCAGCAATAATGGCCAATGACCACGTTATTATTGGGTCTAAATCTGCTGCAGTTGACAACATTACCGCGGTACCAGCAATGGCTGCTAAAGGCACTGCTATGGTATCTAATAAATTATCTAACCAAGGGATTAAATACGCACCTATTTCAACAATGGTTGCAATACCAAGGGTAATCATGGCTGCAGAACTACCTATCCATTCCCAATTGTCATTTAAGGGAATAATCTGATAATAGGAAGCCAAGCTCAATGCGAAGAGTGGGACAAATATTCGAAACCCTACGGATGCGGCTAGGCCAATACCTAATAAAATACTAAAAACTGTTTCGGGCATTTATATTAAAATTTAATGATTACAAAGATACTTACAATTTTTTTGCCAAAATTGCAACGGGGATTTTTCCCCTTTTTGCATTAGGATTTTTCCCCAATCTAAGTAATATCCTTTTCTGTTCGTAAGCATTGACTTATTTTTGAGTACAAACAAATTGCTATGATACGTTCACGCCACAACTTCAACAAAAAAGAAGATTCAAAACCTTTTGGTCCACAATTTTGGGATAAAGTTGTAAAAACATTATTCATTGCTGGGGTATCATTAATATTGATAATGATTGTATTAAAATGGTTTGAATTTATACCTTAAAAAAAAGGCTTTGCAAATAAGGTTATAATTAGTGTATTTCCCTAAATTGTTTCACAATTTAGGGTTTGCAAAGCCATAATTCTAAAATCATCTTCCCAAACTTCTTATCTTTAATTTTTTAATCCCCTAATATCTCAATAACTTAGCGGTCAAATAACCATAAGTATGAAATGAGCCATGACAATTCTTGATACACACTGAGATGGCTATTGGCAAATTACATCTGACCTAATTAATAACAATAAAAATAACAGATGAAAATATATACAAAAACGGGCGATAAAGGGCAAACTTCACTTTACGGAGGCACAAGAGTACCGAAATATCATTTACGTATTGAAGCTTACGGAACGGTAGATGAACTCAACTCGCATATAGGCTTACTAAAAGATCAAAAAATATCAAACGAAACTGCAAAGACATTACTAAAAGTTCAAAATGAATTATTTACCCTTGGAGCCATGTTAGCGACTCCACCAGAAAAAGAAACCTTAAAAAGTGGAAAAGAGCGATTGAACATTCCCAAAATTTCGGAATCGGAAATTAATTATTTAGAATCTGAAATTGACGTTATGCAACAAACGTTGCCACAGATGACTCATTTTGTATTACCGGGTGGGCATCAAACTGTGTCATTCTGTCATATTGCCCGCTGTATTTGCCGCCGTGCAGAGCGTTTAGCAGTACATTTAAATGATAATGAGCCCATAAATGAGTTGATAATAATCTACCTAAATAGACTATCTGACTACCTTTTTGTATTGGCACGGAAATTGACTTATGACAATCAAGTTGAGGAAATACCTTGGCTTCCGAGTAAAAATTAGTAGTAAAAGACGTTCTTTTTAATAATTTGAAAAATAATACATAAAAAACTTGCTTTTTTGCTTAAAAAAATTACTTTTGCAAAATATTAAAAATTTATATTACCATTATGTATTGGACTTTAGAATTGGCATCTTATTTAAGTGATGCTCCCTGGCCAGCCACCAAAGACGAATTAGTTGATTATGCGATTAGAACTGGTGCACCGCTTGAAGTTGTTGAAAACTTGCAAGCTATTGAAGACGAAGACGATTCGTATGAGTCTATTCAAGAAATTTGGTCGGACTACCCAACGGATGAAGATTTCCTTTGGAACGAAGATGAATATTAACAAATCTAAAGTCTCATTTCGAGGCTTTTTTTTTGGTTTCTAATTTCCTTTTTTTATCTAAAAATTAACGAACCACAAAACACAGATTCTTATATTTGTGTATTGGTAAAACTAAGAGTGAAATCACATTAAATATTGACCTAGATCAATATTAAAATAAAAAATATATGAGTATTTTAAATTCAGTCCTTAAAGTCTTTGTGGGCGATAAAAACAAAAAAGATTTAAAGCAATTACAGCCCATAGTTGATGGTGTAAGAGCTTTTGACAGTCAAATGGAACAACTTTCTATTGACGAATTACGTGGAAAAACAGCAGAATTTAAAGAGAAAATTAAGGAAGCTAGAAAATCTTTTGATGATAAAATAACCGAACTAACAACTGAACTTGAAACGGCTAACATCGATCGTAAAGAAGAAGTCTATAAAGAAATCGATTTACTAAAAGAAGATGCGTATCAAGCATCAGAAAATGTTTTAAAAGAATTACAATCAGAAGCTTTTGCCGTAGTAAAAGAAACCGCAAAACGATTTGTAAACAACACCGAACTTAAAGTAAAAGCCACTCCTTTTGACCGTGAAATCTCTGCAGACAGTGATTATGTAACACTTGAAAATGACCATGCTATTTGGAAAAATTCTTGGGATGCCGCGGGCAAGCCCATTACTTGGGATATGATTCATTATGATGTGCAATTAATTGGTGGTTCAGTATTACATCAAGGTAAAATTGCCGAGATGATGACTGGTGAAGGTAAAACTCTAGTAGCCACATTGCCAATTTATCTTAATGCCTTAACGGGCAATGGTGTTCACGTGGTTACCGTTAATGATTATTTAGCAAAACGTGATGCCGCTTGGATGGGGCCGATTTTTGAATTTCATGGCTTGAGCATTGATTGTATAGATTATCACCAACCGAATTCAGATGCCAGAAGAAAGGCATACAATGCAGATATTACCTATGGAACCAATAACGAATTTGGTTTTGATTATTTGCGTGATAATATGGCACATGCTCCAAAAGATTTGGTTCAACGCCCTCATAATTATGCCATT from Aureibaculum sp. 2308TA14-22 includes:
- a CDS encoding DUF4126 domain-containing protein, giving the protein MPETVFSILLGIGLAASVGFRIFVPLFALSLASYYQIIPLNDNWEWIGSSAAMITLGIATIVEIGAYLIPWLDNLLDTIAVPLAAIAGTAVMLSTAADLDPIITWSLAIIAGGGTATAIKTSTSTARLTSTATTGGVANPIVSTVESGTSIIMAILAFVAPVLAIIFVIIILWLLFKVFKWFKPRKQIDG
- a CDS encoding cob(I)yrinic acid a,c-diamide adenosyltransferase encodes the protein MKIYTKTGDKGQTSLYGGTRVPKYHLRIEAYGTVDELNSHIGLLKDQKISNETAKTLLKVQNELFTLGAMLATPPEKETLKSGKERLNIPKISESEINYLESEIDVMQQTLPQMTHFVLPGGHQTVSFCHIARCICRRAERLAVHLNDNEPINELIIIYLNRLSDYLFVLARKLTYDNQVEEIPWLPSKN
- a CDS encoding DUF2795 domain-containing protein, with translation MYWTLELASYLSDAPWPATKDELVDYAIRTGAPLEVVENLQAIEDEDDSYESIQEIWSDYPTDEDFLWNEDEY